The Neodiprion lecontei isolate iyNeoLeco1 chromosome 2, iyNeoLeco1.1, whole genome shotgun sequence genome segment TAAAACTGCTTCTTACATCACTCCAATCAGTCTCAAATTGCACAGAATGTTACAAATTGCGCTGCAAATTCATACAGATGAAATTCTTTCCTGGACTCGTTTTCATtggcaataaataaatacaatatttaACATGCTCCATGCCGGATTATTAATTGTTATATCAGTGTGTGTATACCAAAATGCATCGTACGTACAATATCAGCACTTTTCTGTTACCCAAGAAAATACGAGTGAtcaatttatatattatagataATAGATTTTGTGAGTCATGTATCGAAGTGTATACAAGAGATAAGAAATCGGAGCACGAATTAATATATCAGTTCAGCAATATCTCGTGTATCACATGTATCAATGTCAAaatgtatttcgaaaaatctttcCCCTTCATCAATTCTTAcatcaaaaattataagaaaaattgaaaactgttgATCATTGTTCTTTCAGAATCACATGAATGCATTATCAACAGAAGCATAACTAAATGAAACTAGCTATAGGcaatggtttgaaaaaaacaaaaaaagggaGTTATTTCTTTATGTATGGCAACGCTCTATACATAGACACTAGatacaaatacatatgtatgcgAGTAAATATTAGTTTTAAGGGCAGGGCATCTCTTATCACTGTTTTTAAACAGAGTTTTACGATAAGATAGATATCCACCAACTGCCGATAGGTATAAATGAACCATCGTTTATTGCATTAAATCTTGCTAGTTACGATTATAACAAATCAATTGCATCAACTTAGAATATTGCAGAAGAAAAGCCGATACGGTATTAAAAACCAGCGTTTGTTATCTCTAGGCCACATCATGGTTCACGCACACCTACCGACTTATCTTTTAATCAAAACTGTAACTAATTGCAAACTACAAATAACCGCATTAGGCAtggataaaagtaaaaaataaaattaacatatcaagttaatttcattattttttcattaccgtagtatatttgaatatgaaCATTTGGTGATATAAGGGTTTAAGAACAAATAATAAAGGCTATAGCCAATTATCGCCAGACGGTATTTAAATTACAAATGAAGTTCCattatttgataaataaaCTCCCAACGAAGTTTAAAACACGTGTGAATTTGGTACGGGGTTGATTAGTTCGCGATAGAAATTGATGATGAAACGAGTGCTTCCGATATTGTTGATCGGATGAATAGTTGTTAATTAATGTTTATGTTCTGCTTACCTTCCGGAAAGCGAAAAGGTCCTTTTGCAACTTCTGACGCTCAGCTGTGGGTTGCTGACCCTTCCCTCTGATAAACTTCAACATATTTCTGCGAGatggtaatgaaaaaaagaaaaagaatacgTACACAACAATTCACATTTACGCTATAACGATCGCAATGTTACGATATCTCACTATTAGCTCAATTAAAACATTCTTGAATGAACGCCGAACGAGGCTAGTGCAACTCCTGAACGCCTGTTTATTGTCAGTGTGTTCGGCTCCCACGTCCTACACACGCCTATATCGCCGTGTGTCACTCGCCTGCACCGTATATACCGAAAAATATCGTACaatgggtgaaaaaattgagcgAAAACACTCGCGGGCACCTCTTACCTTTTTCTATCAGAGATTTTCGCTAATTTCACGAGAGAAATTCACGTAAAAGCACGTAAAATCTCGACGAAGCGGGGCGGTAAGTCATTCCACGACTCTTGATCGCGTCGTTCGTGTTCGTCACTTCGTGTGTCGGGTCGTCCAATCGCCAAACGGTCGGCTCTTCTCGGCTCGGTCGGCGTGACGTCACGGGACCGCAACGTTATGCTCAACGCCCAACATCGGCAGGGTTCGGAGCTGTGGCCGAATTCACTCGAACAATGACCTCGAACATTTGAAACCTGTAGCGTGTGTACTCAGCGTGTGCTCGGCTCGTTTTGTGCGCATTGTATGTACAATACGTACAATGTATTTCTCTCTGCAATGTGTTGTActtacatacatgcatacatattcCACGAACGCTACAAACTGTTGGTGTTACGCGTATTGTATGTATGCAGTCAGTATAGGTACAAACATATACCTATAAACCAATGGCATTGCGCACAATGCGTCGACATTCGAGCATAGCAAATCAATTAACAAATGACAATATATACATTCACGAAACGATGCACGCCTTTCATTCTAGTCAGATTGTCAGGGTAACGGGACATTTCGTGGACAAACGCGTTTTCTCCGGCATgcgatgtatgtatgtacatgtgtCAATTTACGTGCCCAAAGCAACATTCTTTCATAAACGAGACGTGATCCAACAAACTGTGCGATCGGAGCACGTAATTGGCGGGTGTTACAAGTTACAGTTCAATCCGGCCtttttatatgtgtatatgtgtatatgtgtatatatctATTTTGTAGCTACTGCCACCTGTAAACGGGTTCATTCAACATCCCCGCCCTGACCAAATCgaacgaattttcaaaattacgacTGCGTCATGTTAATCCATCCATTAGCTGCTTTGCCGTCAATATTGACTGTGACAGAATCTTTTGATCCGAAATCCTGATTTTGAAACATATGCAGGCTTATTGTCGAACATGTTCAAATCCGGGATCGCGAAAAGAACTCTCAATTAACTTACTAGGTAGATGATTCTAGAAAATTTATGTCTTCATAGCATCGGTGTTCAGTCATTTTTCTATTGTTATTCTAAAAAAAAGGAGTCCCGCGCTTTCCGTTCGTTCTGTACGTGCTCGGCACCATTTGTTCGGCCGTTTGTATTTAAGCGATTCTACACGTTTAATCGCTACAATTTGATTTGCTATCGGGGAAGAAGACCGGAAAAAACGATCGCCGAGGAATGAagagaagaattttcaaatagaaTATACTCATTTATCCCGTATTCGAATGATCATGAAAGATCGAGAGGCATTCTCATTACCGATTACGATCACGCATCAGGAAGTCAAGATACGTTTTGAGGAATAGTCTGCAACGATCTTAGTTCGGTCTTGTCTCCCGGGTAGAATAGTAAGCTTTGTACAGGTCAGCaggtttattttcattcttacgCTTACCGTCTTAGTCATTGTCAAATTAGTTGACCAGTAATTACTACCTTTTTTGTCAAGCCTTCGTCAAGTTTATCAAAGTAagcggtttttttttacagtagaCTCTAATAGGCATTCTAATAAGTCCGCTACCTGAGTTTTACACGATAACAAAAATGTACCGATGCTGAGTAATGAACAGACATATCAGCTACTCTTCATCAAAATATGATATATTTGTTTTAACAGACCATTTTACAATATCTTTTCATatgcacattttcaaattaattaatttataataacaataaataagcGTTGTTAAATTTTGGTAGCGTACAATTGTACTTTCAGATTCATGACAAAACTAATTTCATATGCTCATGCAAAAGCTACTAATCGATAGACCaaccatttgaaaaattgtcaaatataaaattgcTACTCTTAAGTAGTCCTGTAATGATATGTCTACAATCCctgttataaattattttcagccCAACCATAGAAAATCCGgttttgaatggaaaaagatgaaaaacagAATGTTACACACGTTTAACCGAATTCTGCATTTACATCTGCCTATCTTCACGTCTCGTATTTTGCAATAGTGTAATAGTTATTATGCTTCtcttaaaaattcaattacgcATAGGTACTGCGGTAAAATGGATATTTCGACGAATAATATAACTGCTTTCCATTTATCacaagataataaaataaaaaattttcacataattagaaaaatgttcaataaatatgtaatatatttatatatatatatataaatataaataatacacCTGTTATGCTGCAGTGTGCACAAGTTTGTTGacatttcaaatatatttatctTAAAATTGATATCAAGTATACTTTATAAAGTCGGCGAATAGTTCACATTGAGTTAGAGagttcagttttttttttcttctcatgtACCTAATTGACTACACATTGAGCAGTTGAATGATTTCGAGTACTGGTGCCATTCGATACCGCAGTATTAAACATCCATCCCAAGGTACGACGCGACAAATATCCTCAGGATCTTATTGATGTTTTCTGTCGCAGCCATATCTATGTTACCTCTGTTATCCCCCGATTGGTGCCAGAAAGAGGGGAAAGGCGACGGAATTAAATGGAGTACCGGCACACCTAAAAATTTGCCATTTCAAAACACGATACAAATTTGTTTTAACTTCACTACCGCCATTCTTGGTTTGATTActtcggaaaaaaaagaacctttGGAATAAGCAAATGCAGCTTGATCGAATTAAAACATATCTTTCTCCTCAcctctttttaaaaatggAATATGATCATCTTCGATATTGGCCCGAACTGAGTACGGCTGGAAATATGTCTGCTCAGGATTTTCGTACGAATATTTTTCCAGTCTTCGCATGGCTGCCAATTTTCTCTCCGCATTAATCAGCATCCCATACCATTTTTCTGTGTTCTCAAAATAGTTGTAAAACGTCGGGTCTGGGGCGCCTATTAAGTCCAGAAGTACTAAAACGTCCTGAAATCATTAAATTCAATCGACTTAGCTAAGAATTGTCAATATAGATACATAAACGATTTTGAATGCTATATTCAGCGCATATTGATCTTTGAATGgtcgagaaaaaatattactgcAACTGGTCCGTGGTTATTCATCTCATTCTTACAATTCTATCGAGTTCCGTCATTCCCTCGGTATTGCCAGGGGGGTACAGTGTCTTCTGCCATTTTTTAGCCAGATGTCTAGCACCGTAAATGGAGTCAGTGGGTCCCCACGAtttgaaagcctcttcgccgtcaaaaaatataaacatcaGACTGATGTCTTgctgaaaatataataaaggTATACCATACTGAtactgttgtaaaattttttggtgtaAGAATAACGCCAAGCGGCTGTTATTACCCTTTTTATATCATCCAAGTACGACTTCATCACACTAGCCAAATTGATCATCTGCGCACACGGCACAGCGCTGTCCGTAGCCCCAACAAAGTCCCCCTCTCTCGTGTACTTTGAATCAAAATGGCATGCGAGTGCCAAGTACCTGCTGGCATTGGGGTTCAGTCTTGatattacattttcaaattccaatTTTCCGAAATTCGGCGTCTTGTCTAAGAACCTGTCCGTTTCCACTGACCATCCGAGATTTTCCATCGATTTTATTATGTACTGGAACAAACAAGGAAAGGAACAATTCGTTTTACAATCAGCAGTAAACTTTGAAACGATCAGTAATTTgatataatttgaataaagcGCCAAACGCGCTCGACGTCTTCCAACTTCAAGTATGAGAGGGGATTCACACTCACGTTTTTCACTCTCTGATGGCCCCGAGTTGAGACGACTCTCTTTATGCATATATTATCCAATATTTCGTTGATGTGATCGACGTCCGACATGTCGGCGAGTCTAAGCAAATTCTCATCATTGAAGTATTTCGGAGCATGGTGAAGCTGAAATTAACGGTTCAACTTTCAAATATGATcgtattgaagttagtaacgttatcgtaacgattcatgccgGGGAAAAGCCGTTATTTTGCGATTTTGGAATTATCTGAAATTCAGGAAAtcataataaaacaaaatacactCATACATGGAAATCTTAGTTCCTTAAAAATCAttctgaaattaaaagaaTCTGGATATTTTCCCCAAtctttcgttacgataacgttactaccTTCAATCTTGTCAAATATGACATGTCGCGCATCGCTGCCATAataagtatacctatacgatTGCCTTCGAACCGGGACCTTTAAAGTTCAAAGCTTCATCTTGCGCATAAGTTGTAATTTCACGTAACGCGCGTCGCTCAAATTCGACCCTGGTTGATCAGTGTGAGTAAAGAAAAGTCTAGCGTCAACCAGAGTAAGAAAGTATCGTAAATGTTGACCAGCAATTGTTTGTCGAGCGAAATAAATTGCGCCTTCGTTGCGCATATCCTCGAATAGCGGTAGCGATTATTACACATGCCTTTCACTCGTTAAGTTTGCGTGCTGGTGTGTGGCTGACTTTTACGAGCGTATTTGAATCATTTCTCTGTGACGTTTACGTGTGTGCAAACAATTTTCTTACTCACCTTCTGGTTCGTCAACAGCGATTTATTGAGAGCTGCCGCGTAGCCAGTGAGCAGCAAAATCTTAATCACGTTCAGCGGAAACTTCAACATGGTCATACCTTCTGCGAAGCCGCGGCCAAACTGATTATCACGGAAAAGTCATGCCACAGTCCACATGCAGCCGCGAGCTCGCGGCCATATTATCAAGGTCGTAGTCAAGCCGTATTTCCCCCGGGGTTTAGAGAACGATTTTTCGGAGAACGAAGCGTCGTCGACGGGAACTACCGCTGTGGAGAATTTGCGGACATTGTGcgaattttttacaatccttatttttttctttctatttatCCAATTTACTTCGCATCTCCTATACGTCGTAAAATTTTCGCGTCAACTTTCACCAACAATTTATATTACGGACGTATACAACGATTGTAATAATTATCTTGTATTATTGTTCTTATTATTGGTATTATTAGAAACGGTTTGTTGGTGAAAGTTAACCAATAATGTAAATAATCAATTGAGTATTTTATTGAATAGAGAAATTATACAGCATGATCTGCGGCAGCATTCGAGATGCGATGTAGTCAGTGATATATTTGCGATCTTGATTAATTTCTCTTATATTTCACTTGGAACGTGTTTGCACAATtaaaaagaatgaagaaacATTGAATACCATTGGAACGAAATAAAATGGCAttatagttaaaaaaaaaaacattgtcaCAATTGGAGAAGACAATATCGCTTGCTTGTCATTTCGTTATTTATACAAGGCTGACGTTAAAATAACGTCACCATAACGAAACATGATGGAAAAAATCGTTGTTGCACAATTTTAGAACGATTTTCAAGGAGTTGGCTTATCGAAATATGAAcatgaacatttttttgttacgaTTTACTAGctgaatttcagaaaatccTGAAAATCGAAACAATAATGTTTCCTAAACGTGCATCGTTAAAGTaacaacgttactaacttcaacctcgttcGTTATTCCGGactacaattatttattaatcacCGGAATATAATGGCAATACACAATTATATCGCTTTCAATCCAGATTTCTTTGCAATTGTCAGTGGTAcaggatgtaaaaaaaattaacaccaACTCGTTAAAACTGTTTTGCAGGATATGATATAAACTGAAACGGTTATACATAGAACAGTGATATGAAAATGGACAAATCGatgcatgttttttttcttcaagtcaGTTTCTTTCGAGATAGAGCACGGCAAAGTTATTTTAATCATTGATAGGTGACGATATAATTTGAATTATGCGCAACGGCAGGTAAATTATCGTACATGTTATACGATGATAAAAACTTATTTTATTCCAGTTTATTAATATCGATGATGgtataactattattattactaaatcgttataaatttacaatttacacATTGTTTCCTTTACTTTTTGCAATAAcaatattacaaataattttaaaaatcattataattaAGTACAAATCGTTTTACAAAAGTGTCATGAACCAGGCATGATTCGTTATAGagttttgaaatataaaaaaaactctgtaGTGATGCAAAAAGGggcgggggggaggggggggatgGGGGGGATGACGTAGATTACTACGTATATATTCCAAGATTATACTcgcttttattattatacgtttgcGTTAAAATAATGAATCTATTTCGGAAATTGTCATTACCACTGTATGCAGCATTGATTATAACATACAAttataaagaataaaataccAAACAGTATGTTGTATActactatacatatacttcGATACCATTTATTACAGAATTTGAGCAACCTTCGCGTGGTTAATTAGTTCGATgtttatgataataataagtatttataatcattcgttctatatatatatatatatgtatacatatataaattatgataatcagaaatcataatattggtaaaaaaaaaaacaaaataaaaaaaaaatagtaaaaatgaacggtaaaaaaaaataaaacaaaaccaTAAACCCAAAGAATTAGGCCCGTTATAACGGAGAGCGGCATCTAACTTCAATTCAGTCCATTCGATTACGGCGAACTAACGTATCTATTTGCGTAATAATTTCCTATCGTGAAAAACTCGTACGTTCTAATATAAAAAGAGAGTAATTACATTTGTATAATAACCTGTGATCGAATTATAATCGTTTATAAATAAACTAT includes the following:
- the LOC107216483 gene encoding glutaminyl-peptide cyclotransferase; translated protein: MTMLKFPLNVIKILLLTGYAAALNKSLLTNQKLHHAPKYFNDENLLRLADMSDVDHINEILDNICIKRVVSTRGHQRVKNYIIKSMENLGWSVETDRFLDKTPNFGKLEFENVISRLNPNASRYLALACHFDSKYTREGDFVGATDSAVPCAQMINLASVMKSYLDDIKRQDISLMFIFFDGEEAFKSWGPTDSIYGARHLAKKWQKTLYPPGNTEGMTELDRIDVLVLLDLIGAPDPTFYNYFENTEKWYGMLINAERKLAAMRRLEKYSYENPEQTYFQPYSVRANIEDDHIPFLKRGVPVLHLIPSPFPSFWHQSGDNRGNIDMAATENINKILRIFVASYLGMDV